One region of Hydrogenobaculum sp. Y04AAS1 genomic DNA includes:
- the ruvX gene encoding Holliday junction resolvase RuvX — translation MILGIDYGTKRIGLALGDKHLKIYKPFKIIKNDKNLIQTLKHIVKAYKIELIVLGYPLTPSGKEGQRAKKVKKFYELLKKELNIDIVLQDERYTTFEAKSLSDEKEIDHISAYIILKEYAENL, via the coding sequence ATGATACTTGGCATAGATTACGGAACAAAAAGAATAGGGCTTGCCTTAGGAGATAAGCATCTAAAGATATATAAACCCTTTAAGATAATAAAAAACGATAAAAATCTAATACAAACGCTAAAGCATATAGTAAAAGCCTACAAAATAGAGCTAATAGTGCTTGGATACCCACTAACGCCTTCTGGAAAGGAAGGCCAAAGGGCGAAAAAGGTAAAAAAGTTTTACGAGCTTTTAAAAAAAGAGTTAAATATAGATATAGTATTACAAGATGAAAGATACACAACCTTTGAAGCCAAAAGCTTAAGCGATGAAAAAGAGATTGACCACATAAGTGCATATATAATATTAAAAGAGTATGCAGAAAACCTTTAA
- a CDS encoding ATP-binding protein, translating into MKLLPIGIQTFKDIIEGGFYYVDKTHFIPKLTSKYYFLSRPRRFGKSLFLDTLKEAFSGNKELFKGLYLYDNWNWEKRYPIIKISFASGNIRTSDILLDLMTSQVNRISEKEKINLKEKRPSQMFLELIEKLYEKYNQQVVVLIDEYDKPILDAIENIEVARENREILKDFYSVLKGMDPYLKLAFLTGVSRFSKVSIFSGLNQLQDITLNEEFSTVCGYTQSELESVFEDRLKDFDKEKIKVWYNGYSWLGESVYNPFDILLLFSEKRFRAFWFETGTPTFLIKMFMKNRYYLPELENLEVGEEILSNLDVDNIFPENLLFQAGYLTIKEFMEEYGTYILSYPNLEVRKSFNSSFLIYVFREPVSVSKTETNIKKAILTKDIDKLKDAIYTFFASIPHDWYRKNDISSYEGFYASIVYALFNGAGLNVIAEDNTNKGQIDLSVFNQDSVYIIEFKVLEDKEEGGKALKQIKDKRYYEKYKDKEVYLIGIEFSKEKKNIVSFEWERV; encoded by the coding sequence ATGAAACTTTTACCAATAGGCATACAAACCTTCAAAGATATCATAGAAGGTGGTTTTTACTATGTAGATAAAACACATTTTATACCAAAACTAACAAGTAAATATTATTTTCTATCTCGCCCCAGAAGGTTTGGTAAATCCCTTTTTCTTGATACCCTAAAAGAAGCCTTTTCTGGCAACAAAGAATTATTTAAAGGGTTATATCTATACGATAATTGGAATTGGGAGAAAAGATATCCTATCATAAAAATAAGCTTTGCAAGTGGAAATATAAGAACTTCAGATATTTTATTGGATCTAATGACATCTCAAGTAAATAGGATATCAGAAAAAGAAAAGATAAACTTAAAAGAAAAGCGTCCAAGTCAAATGTTTTTAGAACTCATCGAAAAACTATACGAAAAATACAACCAACAAGTAGTAGTACTCATAGATGAGTACGATAAACCGATATTAGATGCAATAGAAAATATAGAAGTAGCAAGGGAAAATAGAGAAATATTGAAAGATTTTTATTCGGTATTAAAGGGTATGGATCCTTATCTAAAGCTTGCCTTTCTAACAGGTGTATCAAGGTTTTCAAAAGTATCAATATTTAGTGGACTGAATCAGCTTCAGGATATCACTTTAAATGAAGAGTTTTCAACAGTATGCGGTTATACCCAATCTGAGCTTGAAAGTGTATTTGAAGACAGGCTAAAGGATTTTGATAAAGAAAAGATAAAAGTCTGGTACAACGGCTATAGTTGGCTTGGAGAGAGTGTTTACAATCCTTTTGATATACTCCTTCTTTTCTCAGAGAAAAGGTTTAGAGCCTTTTGGTTTGAGACAGGAACGCCCACATTTCTTATTAAGATGTTTATGAAAAACAGATACTACCTACCAGAGCTTGAGAACCTTGAAGTGGGAGAAGAGATTTTATCAAACCTTGATGTGGATAACATATTTCCTGAGAATCTTTTATTTCAAGCGGGCTATCTTACAATAAAAGAGTTTATGGAAGAATACGGAACATACATATTGTCTTATCCAAACCTTGAAGTAAGAAAAAGCTTTAACAGCTCATTTTTGATATATGTATTTAGAGAACCAGTAAGTGTAAGCAAAACAGAAACAAATATAAAAAAGGCTATACTCACAAAAGATATAGACAAACTAAAAGATGCTATATACACATTCTTTGCAAGCATTCCTCATGATTGGTATAGGAAAAACGATATATCATCATATGAGGGCTTTTATGCATCTATCGTGTATGCTCTTTTTAACGGAGCAGGACTAAACGTGATAGCAGAAGACAATACCAATAAGGGTCAGATAGATCTAAGTGTCTTTAACCAAGACAGCGTTTATATTATAGAGTTTAAGGTATTAGAAGATAAAGAAGAAGGAGGAAAAGCTTTAAAACAGATAAAAGATAAAAGGTATTATGAGAAGTATAAAGATAAAGAAGTTTATTTGATAGGTATAGAATTTAGCAAAGAGAAGAAGAATATAGTTAGTTTTGAGTGGGAGAGGGTATAA